The proteins below come from a single Miscanthus floridulus cultivar M001 chromosome 1, ASM1932011v1, whole genome shotgun sequence genomic window:
- the LOC136501376 gene encoding histone H2A-like — protein MDSTGAGAGGKVKKGAGGRKAGGPRKKSVSRSVKAGLQFPVGRIGRYLKKGRYAQRVGTGAPVYLAAVLEYLAAEVLELAGNAARDNKKTRIIPRHVLLAIRNDEELGKLLAGVTIAHGGVLPNINPVLLPKKTAEKASSGGSKEPKSPKKAAKSPKKA, from the exons ATGGATTCCACCGGCGCTGGAGCGGGAGGGAAGGTGAAGAAGGGAGCGGGCGGTCGCAAGGCCGGCGGGCCGAGGAAGAAGTCGGTGTCGAGGTCCGTGAAGGCCGGGCTCCAGTTCCCCGTCGGCCGCATCGGTCGCTACCTCAAGAAGGGCCGCTACGCCCAGCGCGTCGGCACCGGCGCCCCCGTCTACCTCGCCGCCGTCCTCGAGTACCTCGCCGCTGAG GTTCTGGAGCTCGCCGGCAACGCTGCCAGGGACAACAAGAAGACGCGCATCATCCCCCGCCACGTGCTGCTTGCGATCCGCAACGACGAGGAGCTCGGGAAGCTGCTGGCCGGCGTCACCATCGCCCACGGCGGCGTGCTGCCCAACATCAACCCGGTTCTGCTGCCCAAGAAGACGGCCGAGAAGGCTTCCAGCGGCGGGAGCAAGGAGCCCAAGTCGCCCAAGAAGGCTGCCAAATCCCCCAAGAAGGCATAG